A portion of the Meleagris gallopavo isolate NT-WF06-2002-E0010 breed Aviagen turkey brand Nicholas breeding stock chromosome 16, Turkey_5.1, whole genome shotgun sequence genome contains these proteins:
- the DHRS7B gene encoding dehydrogenase/reductase SDR family member 7B isoform X2 has protein sequence MDLTSTVIVPLLFGSLGIFSLFRLLQWMRMRAYLRGAVVVVTGATSGLGKECAKAFHAAGSRLVLCGRDGEKLKDLAQELSAMTDHRKNIHKPHTVVFDLSDTKTILNAAEEILKHLGHVDILINNAGISYRGTIVDTSLDVDKKVMETNYFGPIALTKALLPSMIKRRQGHIVAISSIQGKISIPFRSAYAASKHATQAFFDCLRAEVEQYDIDVTVISPGYIQTNLSLNAVTADGSRYGVMDKNTAEGQTAAEVAQVVLYAVGQKKKEVLVAGLKPSLAVYLRNLFPRLFFNLMATRAKKERKTKDS, from the exons ATGGATCTCACATCCACTGTCATCGTCCCGCTGCTTTTTGGCAGCCTGGGGATCTTCTCCCTTTTCCGGCTGCTGCAGTGGATGCGGATGCGCGCTTACCTGCGAGGAGCAGTGGTGGTGGTCACAGGGGCCACCTCTGGCCTGGGAAAAG AATGTGCAAAGGCCTTCCATGCAGCTGGCTCCAGGCTGGTGCTCTGTGGCAGAGACGGTGAGAAACTCAAAGACCTGGCACAGGAACTTTCTGCCATGACTGATCACCGAAAGAAC atacaCAAACCTCACACTGTGGTGTTTGACCTCTCAGACACTAAAACCATTCTAAATGCTGCCGAAGAGATTCTGAAGCACCTGGGTCATGTGGACATACTGATCAACAATGCAGGCATCAGTTACCGAGGCACAATTGTAGACACAAGTCTGGATGTGGACAAGAAAGTGAtggaaacaaattattttggtCCCATAGCGCTCACCAAAG CACTTCTCCCTTCCATGATCAAGAGAAGACAAGGCCATATTGTGGCCATCAGCAGTATTCAAGGCAAAATAAGCATTCCTTTCAGATCAGCAT ATGCTGCCTCTAAGCATGCTACCCAGGCCTTTTTTGACTGCCTGCGAGCAGAGGTTGAGCAGTATGACATTGATGTGACAGTTATAAGCCCTGGATACATTCAAACAAACCTTTCTCTCAATGCTGTAACAGCAGATGGATCTCGCTATGGAG TTATGGACAAGAACACTGCTGAAGGCCAGACAGCTGCAGAAGTCGCTCAGGTGGTTCTCTATGCAGTggggcagaagaagaaggaagtcCTCGTAGCTGGCCTAAAGCCCTCCCTGGCTGTATACCTACGAAACCTCTTTCCCAGGCTTTTCTTCAACTTAATGGCAACTAGagcaaaaaaggagagaaaaacaaaggacTCTTAG
- the DHRS7B gene encoding dehydrogenase/reductase SDR family member 7B isoform X1, giving the protein MVTGAARKAVQKGRFMDLTSTVIVPLLFGSLGIFSLFRLLQWMRMRAYLRGAVVVVTGATSGLGKECAKAFHAAGSRLVLCGRDGEKLKDLAQELSAMTDHRKNIHKPHTVVFDLSDTKTILNAAEEILKHLGHVDILINNAGISYRGTIVDTSLDVDKKVMETNYFGPIALTKALLPSMIKRRQGHIVAISSIQGKISIPFRSAYAASKHATQAFFDCLRAEVEQYDIDVTVISPGYIQTNLSLNAVTADGSRYGVMDKNTAEGQTAAEVAQVVLYAVGQKKKEVLVAGLKPSLAVYLRNLFPRLFFNLMATRAKKERKTKDS; this is encoded by the exons GAAGGCCGTTCAGAAAGGAAGATTCATGGATCTCACATCCACTGTCATCGTCCCGCTGCTTTTTGGCAGCCTGGGGATCTTCTCCCTTTTCCGGCTGCTGCAGTGGATGCGGATGCGCGCTTACCTGCGAGGAGCAGTGGTGGTGGTCACAGGGGCCACCTCTGGCCTGGGAAAAG AATGTGCAAAGGCCTTCCATGCAGCTGGCTCCAGGCTGGTGCTCTGTGGCAGAGACGGTGAGAAACTCAAAGACCTGGCACAGGAACTTTCTGCCATGACTGATCACCGAAAGAAC atacaCAAACCTCACACTGTGGTGTTTGACCTCTCAGACACTAAAACCATTCTAAATGCTGCCGAAGAGATTCTGAAGCACCTGGGTCATGTGGACATACTGATCAACAATGCAGGCATCAGTTACCGAGGCACAATTGTAGACACAAGTCTGGATGTGGACAAGAAAGTGAtggaaacaaattattttggtCCCATAGCGCTCACCAAAG CACTTCTCCCTTCCATGATCAAGAGAAGACAAGGCCATATTGTGGCCATCAGCAGTATTCAAGGCAAAATAAGCATTCCTTTCAGATCAGCAT ATGCTGCCTCTAAGCATGCTACCCAGGCCTTTTTTGACTGCCTGCGAGCAGAGGTTGAGCAGTATGACATTGATGTGACAGTTATAAGCCCTGGATACATTCAAACAAACCTTTCTCTCAATGCTGTAACAGCAGATGGATCTCGCTATGGAG TTATGGACAAGAACACTGCTGAAGGCCAGACAGCTGCAGAAGTCGCTCAGGTGGTTCTCTATGCAGTggggcagaagaagaaggaagtcCTCGTAGCTGGCCTAAAGCCCTCCCTGGCTGTATACCTACGAAACCTCTTTCCCAGGCTTTTCTTCAACTTAATGGCAACTAGagcaaaaaaggagagaaaaacaaaggacTCTTAG